The following proteins are co-located in the Xiphophorus maculatus strain JP 163 A chromosome 8, X_maculatus-5.0-male, whole genome shotgun sequence genome:
- the LOC102222083 gene encoding barH-like 1 homeobox protein, producing the protein MEASTNGSSFGIDSLLSHRPGSPLSKADGLLPGECRSPLEFSPRSDVESGCSSPPSPRRECVEEAAQRQVHSAGLPPHLQHAQISAGAQQRTVTSSFLIRDILADCKPLAACAPYSSNGQPTQEAGRLAAKIADDFIEKIHSNSSSDSEYKVKEEGDREISSSRDSPQVRLKKPRKARTAFTDHQLAQLERSFERQKYLSVQDRMELAASLNLTDTQVKTWYQNRRTKWKRQTAVGLELLAEAGNYSALQRMFPSPYFYPQSLVSNLDPGAALYLYRGPSAPPPALQRPLVPRILLHGLQGGGEPPPPPPPLPPMSGVLPRPAQQR; encoded by the exons ATGGAGGCGTCCACCAACGGGTCCAGTTTCGGCATCGACTCGCTGCTGTCCCACCGGCCGGGGAGCCCGCTGTCCAAGGCGGACGGCCTGCTGCCGGGGGAGTGCCGCTCGCCGCTGGAGTTCAGCCCCAGATCGGACGTGGAGAGCGGCTGCTCGTCGCCTCCGTCGCCCCGCCGGGAGTGCGTGGAGGAGGCAGCCCAGAGGCAGGTGCACAGCGCGGGGCTGCCGCCGCACCTGCAGCACGCACAGATCTCCGCGGGCGCGCAGCAGCGGACCGTCACCTCCTCCTTCCTCATCAGGGACATCCTGGCGGACTGCAAGCCGCTGGCCGCCTGCGCGCCCTACTCCAGCAACGGCCAGCCGACGCAGGAGGCCGGGCGGCTGGCCGCCAAGATAGCCGACGATTTCATCGAAAAGATCCACAGCAACTCCTCATCGGACAGCGAGTATAAAG TGAAAGAGGAGGGGGACCGGGAGATCTCCAGCAGCCGGGACAGCCCCCAGGTCCGGCTGAAGAAGCCCCGCAAGGCCCGGACGGCCTTCACGGACCACCAGCTGGCGCAGCTGGAGCGCAGCTTCGAGCGCCAAAAGTACCTGAGCGTCCAGGACCGGATGGAGCTGGCGGCCTCCCTCAACCTCACCGACACGCAGGTCAAGACCTGGTACCAGAACCGGAG gaCAAAGTGGAAGCGGCAGACTGCGGTCGGGCTGGAGCTGCTGGCGGAAGCTGGGAACTACTCCGCCCTGCAGAGGATGTTCCCGTCCCCGTATTTCTACCCGCAGAGCCTGGTGTCCAACCTGGACCCCGGGGCGGCCTTGTACCTGTACAGGGGCCCCTCGGCGCCCCCGCCGGCCCTACAGAGACCGCTGGTCCCGCGGATCCTCCTGCACGGGCTGCAGGGGGGCGGAGAGCCGCCGCCCCCGCCGCCTCCACTCCCCCCCATGTCCGGAGTGCTTCCCCGGCCTGCGCAGCAGCGGTGA